A single Phalacrocorax aristotelis chromosome 18, bGulAri2.1, whole genome shotgun sequence DNA region contains:
- the LOC142065968 gene encoding lysophosphatidic acid receptor 1-B-like, giving the protein MNGYPNCSANHTKIWSHYLVLALGIPQLTINIASVIFNCTVIFTRMATKDLHKPISILFCNLALSDLFTSFSGFWISMLFITNPDITIFGSKDMLAPYALYTMSILSTIYNLVSIGIERYLAVAESMRTRFRVARNHSIAVVLINWVLAFFLGCLPLMGWNCLHMEDNLSVLYSPFCVDYLIFIAIPNVVAAFIIPLFTYLRIIIILRKRKLRMKACGQATGTYKSAEIQVARTSIFIWLLALISYAPFFAGVIFDATNHQCHIDLYPGVYIFRNCTAMLITMNCLGNPIIYTLKAKTLGAKLKALKCLSTNRVRACTIENI; this is encoded by the coding sequence ATGAATGGATACCCAAACTGCTCTGCTAACCACACTAAAATTTGGAGTCATTATTTAGTACTTGCACTGGGCATCCCTCAACTGACTATTAACATAGCATCTGTCATCTTCAACTGCACGGTCATCTTCACCAGAATGGCGACGAAGGATCTGCACAAGCCGATCTCTATACTCTTCTGCAATTTGGCTTTGTCTGATCTCTTCACCAGCTTTTCTGGCTTTTGGATTTCAATGCTGTTCATCACCAATCCTGACATTACAATCTTTGGATCCAAGGATATGCTCGCACCTTATGCCCTATATACTATGTCTATTTTATCCACCATCTATAACTTGGTAAGCATTGGAATTGAACGCTATCTGGCTGTGGCTGAAAGCATGAGGACAAGATTCAGGGTTGCTAGAAACCATTCCATAGCTGTAGTTTTAATTAACTGGgtccttgctttctttttgggCTGCTTGCCGTTGATGGGGTGGAACTGCTTGCATATGGAAGACAATCTCTCTGTCCTCTACAGTCCGTTTTGCGTCGACTACCTCATCTTCATCGCCATTCCCAATGTTGTGGCGGCTTTTATTATACCTCTGTTCACTTACCTTAGAATCATTATCAtcttgaggaaaagaaagctgagaaTGAAAGCATGTGGACAAGCTACGGGCACCTACAAATCAGCTGAAATCCAGGTTGCCAGAaccagtatttttatttggctCCTGGCGTTGATCTCCTACGCTCCTTTTTTTGCAGGAGTCATATTCGACGCAACCAACCATCAGTGCCACATCGATCTCTACCCAGGTGTCTACATCTTTCGAAACTGCACGGCTATGCTGATAACCATGAACTGTTTGGGAAACCCCATAATATACACCCTGAAAGCCAAAACTCTGGGGGCTAAACTCAAGGCTCTGAAATGCCTCTCCACCAACCGTGTCCGAGCCTGCACCATTGAGAACATCTAG
- the ZNHIT3 gene encoding zinc finger HIT domain-containing protein 3 isoform X2, which yields MRAPRPCGVCGAAGAAKYRCPRCAAAYCSVPCCRAHKERCTPEREPERERPAGGQAGQAAGESKELRGLLLNPHLRQLLLTVDQAEDKSSLMKKYMQEPLFVEFADCCLRIIEPPEKENILPE from the exons ATGCGGGCACCGCGGCCCTGTGGTGTTtgcggggcggccggggcggccAAGTACCGCTGCCCGCGCTGCGCCGCCGCCTA CTGCTCCGTGCCGTGCTGCAGGGCCCACAAGG AGCGATGCACGCCGGAGCGGGAGCCGGAGCGGGAGCGGCCGGCGGGCGGCCAGGCCGGGCAGGCGGCAG gggaatCAAAAGAACTGAGAGGCTTGCTTCTGAATCCACATCTCAGGCAGCTACTGCTGACAGTCGATCAAGCAGAAGATAAAAGCTCCCTCATGAAAAAGTACATGCAGGAGCCGTTATTTGTTGAATTTGCAGACTGCTGTTTGAGAATCATTGAACCTCCGGAGAAGGAGAACATTCTTCCTGAGTGA
- the ZNHIT3 gene encoding zinc finger HIT domain-containing protein 3 isoform X1 encodes MRAPRPCGVCGAAGAAKYRCPRCAAAYCSVPCCRAHKERCTPEREPERERPAGGQAGQAADSPWSVEDILTEGDEQDRVPLQKLKLLGESKELRGLLLNPHLRQLLLTVDQAEDKSSLMKKYMQEPLFVEFADCCLRIIEPPEKENILPE; translated from the exons ATGCGGGCACCGCGGCCCTGTGGTGTTtgcggggcggccggggcggccAAGTACCGCTGCCCGCGCTGCGCCGCCGCCTA CTGCTCCGTGCCGTGCTGCAGGGCCCACAAGG AGCGATGCACGCCGGAGCGGGAGCCGGAGCGGGAGCGGCCGGCGGGCGGCCAGGCCGGGCAGGCGGCAG ACAGTCCCTGGTCGGTGGAGGACATCCTGACGGAGGGTGACGAGCAGGACCGCGTCCCGCTGCAGAAACTCAAGCTTTTAG gggaatCAAAAGAACTGAGAGGCTTGCTTCTGAATCCACATCTCAGGCAGCTACTGCTGACAGTCGATCAAGCAGAAGATAAAAGCTCCCTCATGAAAAAGTACATGCAGGAGCCGTTATTTGTTGAATTTGCAGACTGCTGTTTGAGAATCATTGAACCTCCGGAGAAGGAGAACATTCTTCCTGAGTGA